TGGCCACAGCCACAAACATCTTGAAGGCTGTCCCCTTGATCCTGCCTGTCAGGGCCCCCATGGCGGCCCTGGACGCCCCGCCCAGTGAAGCACCGCCGGCAAGACCAACAGTAAAAACCGCCAGCCAGGCACCTATTGCCATTCCGGGAATCGCCCCGAGACCGAACATTATCGGCGCCCCGGCAAGACCTCCCACAAAGGCGCCCACGATGCTAGCGGCAACTGCGCCCCTTACGGGCGGTCCCAGGCGAACCCCATGTACAGCCGTCAGGAACTCGAGGACCTCGGCAAACAATGCCATAAGACCAAGGATAATGACTGTGTGATAGTCGATCAGGTCCGGTCCCATGAGCCACCGGAAGAGGAACGCATCAACCGCAAGCAGCCACGTACCAGGCAGCCCCACTAACTGAAGCGGGAGCGCAACAATCATGACGCTCCCGAAAAAAAGCCAGACAATGAGATCAACCATGGTGGATTGAGCCGCAAAATCCATCATGCAGGCTGTACGCCAGGCGTACAGCTAGGGTGGGGGTGGAACCAGGCGGATTCACTCCGCCTGGCGGGGGAGGGGAAGCCATCCCCCGCCTCGTAAAACGTCTCGATGAGACTTTTTGCGAGGTTTTCAAGAACGCTACCCCTGTCTTACAGAGGCCCTGGCCACAGCGTCTCCCTTTCCACCCAACAGGAGAACGGGACTCGCAATGTAGATGGACGAATAGGTCCCCACCAAGACTCCTACGAGCAGAGCGAATGAGAAATCATGGATCACCTCACCGCCCAGCACGAAAAGGCATGCGACAACCAACAGGGTGGTCCCGGAGGTCAGAATTGTGCGGCTGAGGGTCTGGTTGATGCTGGTGTTTACTACAGACGCCAGCTTATCCTTGGGTGTCCGCCTGATATTTTCGCGTATCCTGTCGTAAACGACGATGGTGTCGTTGAGGGAATAACCTATAATGGTCAAAAGAGCGGCGATGACCGAAAGGGTAAACTCCTTATCAAGCAGGGAGAAAACACCCACCGTGATGGTGATATCGTGGACGAGGGCAGCAATAGCACCCATTGCGAACCGGAACTGGAACCTCAGGGTGATATAGATCAGTATCCCCACCATGGCATAGAGAATAGACAACATCCCCTTCCGGCGCATGTCCGCACCCACCTGGGGGCCAACCATCTCCACAAGTTCCAGGGATACCTGGTCCTGGCCGAACCGCTTCTGAATAATGGCAAAAACGTCCTCGGAAACGGTTTCAGCCTGACCTTCCTCGCTCATGAGACGAATCGACACCTTGTCCTCACCCAAAGACTGGATCACGGAAGAACCCAGTCCCTCACCACCGAGGGCATCACGAATCTCCCCTACCTCGGGGGCCTGATTGAACTTTACCTGAACCAGGGTGCCGCCCGCAAAATCAATACCGTAAAGGGGGCCGCCTTTTATCACCAGGGACCCGATGCCGATAAGAGCGACCACCAGGGAACAGATAAGAGCAATACGACTCCTGTTTACAAAATCAACATTAATACCAGGTTTTATAAAATCCATTATTCTATTTGCCTCCCGCTCTCAGATACTGAGTTCATCGAGGGTGCGGTTATCAAGCCAGGCTTCAAAGATAGCTCGGCTAACGAAGATGGCCGTGAACATGCTGGTGATAACTCCGATACTGAGAGTTACAGCGAACCCTTTCACCTGGCCGGTACCGAACTGAAAAAGGACCAGTGCCGCAATGAGGGTAGTCACGTTGGCATCGACAATGGTGAGAAGCGCTTTCCCATATCCGCCGTCAATGGCTGCCCGGACCGTCTTTCCTGTCCTGAGTTCTTCCTTGATCCTCTCGAAAATGAGAACGTTGGCATCAACAGCCATGCCAATGGTAAGGACGATACCCGCTATACCTGGCAGGGTGAGAGTGGCCTGGAAGAGAGCCAGAACAGCCATGATGATGATCAGGTTCATAATCAACGCTATATTGGCAACCAATCCCGAGAGGCGGAAATAAAAGACCATGAAGACGATGACCAGGGAAAAACCGAAGACAATAGACGTGAGTCCCTTGCGTATGGAATCCGATCCCAGAGAGGGGCTAACGGTCCATTTCTGCAGGATCTTGACTGGAGCAGGCAGACTCCCTGCCCTGAGGACGATAGCAAGATCGGTGGCCTCATCCGGGGTAAAGGTCCCACTTATGGAGGCCTGACCGCCGCTGATCCGCTCCTGGATAACGGGGGCGGAATAAATGCTGTCATCGAGAACAATGGCCAACCTCTCTTTGACGTGGTCCCCGGTAATCTGCTCGAAAATACGCGCCCCCACGCTGTCAAAGGTCAGGGAAACGTAAGGCTGCCCATACTGGGAGTCGTAGCGGACCCTGGCGTCCTTTATGGTATCACCTGTCAGGAGGATCCTGTCCTCCACAACGTAGGGGGTCCGCTGGGTCTGTCTGGTCGCCGAATCATAATCCTGGCTGTACAGGACCACATCTCCTGGGGGAACAGCGTCGGTGGAAGCACCCTCGTCTACGAGCATGAATTTGAGAACAGCGGTCCGCTTGACAAGGGTTATGGCCCTCTGGGGATCCTTAACACCAGGCAGTTGTATGAGAATCCTGTTTTCCCCCTGACGCAGGATCGTCGGTTCCGTCACACCAAACTCGTCAACCCGGCTCCTGATGGTCTCGATGGCCTGTACCACGGCATTCTCTCTGAGCCTGAGGATCTCGCTCTCAGGGTAGCTCACGATGACCTTGGTTTCGCTTTCCTCGGTAACGAGGGCATCGGGGAATTCCCCCCGTAAGATGGTCATTGCCTCGTCCCGGTACTTATCCCTTCCCACCTCCACAACCAGGCGGTTGAACCCGGTGGTCTCGGCCCTTTTCAGCCGGATTTTCTTACTTTTGAAGGTGGTCTTCAGATCGCTGGCCATCCTCGTCAGGCTGTTGTTGACGGCCTCGTCGGTCTGAACCTCGAGGAGAAGCTCCATACCGCCCATGAGATCCAGACCCAGCTGAACGGCCTTGGAAGGCAATAACTTCGTCCACCACCCTGGGAGCGACCCGGTGAGGGAAGGTGTCACCGACACCAGGGCACCGATGAGGACAATAAATACGATGATCAGTCTTGTTTTAACTCTGGTGCGCATTTTTCCTCCTGGCATCGTCTCGACCCTATATTTTCCACGGTCAATACGATGCTAATTTTCCAGACAATCCAGCCAGGGGATCAATCCAGTGATCCCGCATTCCCTGCCGGATGTTCTTACTGGCTACAATTCCCCCTCTTCCATTGTTGACGGGTCAACCTTGGATGAGATCGCCTTTTTAACAACCTTGACACGGACCTTGTCGGAACACTGCAGGGTCACCACGTGCCCATCGATCCTGATCACCGTCCCGTAAAGACCTCCGTTAGTGACCACCGTGTCACCCGACTGAAGTGCATCGAGTGTTGCCTGGTGTTCCTTTGACTTTTTCTGCTGGGGACGAATGAGCAAGAAGTAAAAGATTGCGAACAGAACGATGATGGGCATGAAAGCTCCCAGACCACCGCCAGGACCCGCAGGCTGAGCTGCATAAGCAATACCTGTGAACATTTTTTCCTCCTTGGAGAGCGGCCATGAAGCCGGCATCTCAAATCTCAGATCTCAGATCTCAATATAGATCCGCTTGTATTGTATTCAGATTCCACCCGGGTACCGGAATCAGTCACTGCTTATTCATTCTCAGAGTTCCAACCCGACTCGATCTGGTTTCTGTAGGCGGTTAAAGAACCGGAAAGGACCGCTTCCCGCGCCCCGGATACAAGTTGGTGATAATAACTTAAATTGTGAATTGTGCAAAGCCGAAATCCCAACATCTCACCGGTCATGTACAGGTGTCTCAGGTAGGCGCGGGAAAAGTGAAGGCAAGTGTAGCAGGAACAGTCAGGATCGGGCGGCCCAAGGTCATCCTTCAGAGCGTTCACTTTTACGGAAAGTCTTCCCCGGCTGGTAAAAAGGGTACCGTTCCTGGCGTTTCGGGTTGGCATGACGCAATCGAACATATCTATGCCCCGTTCGATCCCGTCCAGAAGATCCATGGGGGTCCCCATACCCATAAGGTAACGGGGACGATCCTCGGGAAGGATCATCGCCGTGCTTTTAACTGCCTCCCACGTCTCTTCCCTGGGTTCTCCCAGAGCAAGTCCCCCCACCGCATACCCATCGAACCCCATTTCCATGAGCCCCTTGGCTGACTCGACTCTCAGATCGAGGAATGTCCCGCCCTGGACGATCCCGAAGAGGGCCATCTTCTGGCTGGTTCTTGAGTCAAGGCACCTTTGGGCCCATCTTCTGGTCCTTTCTACCGCTCCAGCCATGGTTTTTTTGTGGGAAAGGGGATCAACAACCTCGTCCAGGCACATGGCAATATCGGTTCCCAGCTGCTCCTGTATGGAAACGGACAGCTCTGGAGTTATGTTGTGTCTGTCTCCATCCAGGTGAGACCGGAAGGTAACACCCTCCTCGGTGACCTTGGCAAGTTCCGACAGACTCATGATCTGGAACCCTCCGCTGTCGGTGAGAAGGGGGCCATACCAGCCCATGAAGCGGTGGAGTCCACCCAGGCGTTGAATGAGTTCGGAACCCGGTCTCAGGTACAGGTGGTAGGTGTTGGAAAGGATCATGGTGGAACCGCTATCTGCAAGTTCCGAAGGCGTGACCGTTTTGACGGCCCCGTAGGTGCCGACAGGCATGAATACCGGCGTGAGTACCTGTCCGTGACCGGTTTCAATGACGCCAGCCCTGGCGCCGGATGGATCTGTTTTCAGTAGAGTAAATTTCACGCCGGTTTCAGTTCCATGTTCCAGGAAAAACCTCCATTAAACTATTTTATCTTTTTCTTGTTTGCCTTCTTACCTTATTTCTGTTCATTAGAAAACAATTACGCCTTTCTTGGAACCCGGAACCTGGAACTCGGAACTATTTTATTCTATGAACATGGCATCCCCATAACTGTAA
Above is a genomic segment from bacterium containing:
- a CDS encoding DUF456 family protein; the encoded protein is MMDFAAQSTMVDLIVWLFFGSVMIVALPLQLVGLPGTWLLAVDAFLFRWLMGPDLIDYHTVIILGLMALFAEVLEFLTAVHGVRLGPPVRGAVAASIVGAFVGGLAGAPIMFGLGAIPGMAIGAWLAVFTVGLAGGASLGGASRAAMGALTGRIKGTAFKMFVAVAMVAVIIMSLVF
- the secF gene encoding protein translocase subunit SecF; translation: MDFIKPGINVDFVNRSRIALICSLVVALIGIGSLVIKGGPLYGIDFAGGTLVQVKFNQAPEVGEIRDALGGEGLGSSVIQSLGEDKVSIRLMSEEGQAETVSEDVFAIIQKRFGQDQVSLELVEMVGPQVGADMRRKGMLSILYAMVGILIYITLRFQFRFAMGAIAALVHDITITVGVFSLLDKEFTLSVIAALLTIIGYSLNDTIVVYDRIRENIRRTPKDKLASVVNTSINQTLSRTILTSGTTLLVVACLFVLGGEVIHDFSFALLVGVLVGTYSSIYIASPVLLLGGKGDAVARASVRQG
- the secD gene encoding protein translocase subunit SecD, with the translated sequence MRTRVKTRLIIVFIVLIGALVSVTPSLTGSLPGWWTKLLPSKAVQLGLDLMGGMELLLEVQTDEAVNNSLTRMASDLKTTFKSKKIRLKRAETTGFNRLVVEVGRDKYRDEAMTILRGEFPDALVTEESETKVIVSYPESEILRLRENAVVQAIETIRSRVDEFGVTEPTILRQGENRILIQLPGVKDPQRAITLVKRTAVLKFMLVDEGASTDAVPPGDVVLYSQDYDSATRQTQRTPYVVEDRILLTGDTIKDARVRYDSQYGQPYVSLTFDSVGARIFEQITGDHVKERLAIVLDDSIYSAPVIQERISGGQASISGTFTPDEATDLAIVLRAGSLPAPVKILQKWTVSPSLGSDSIRKGLTSIVFGFSLVIVFMVFYFRLSGLVANIALIMNLIIIMAVLALFQATLTLPGIAGIVLTIGMAVDANVLIFERIKEELRTGKTVRAAIDGGYGKALLTIVDANVTTLIAALVLFQFGTGQVKGFAVTLSIGVITSMFTAIFVSRAIFEAWLDNRTLDELSI
- the yajC gene encoding preprotein translocase subunit YajC, coding for MFTGIAYAAQPAGPGGGLGAFMPIIVLFAIFYFLLIRPQQKKSKEHQATLDALQSGDTVVTNGGLYGTVIRIDGHVVTLQCSDKVRVKVVKKAISSKVDPSTMEEGEL
- the tgt gene encoding tRNA guanosine(34) transglycosylase Tgt, producing MKFTLLKTDPSGARAGVIETGHGQVLTPVFMPVGTYGAVKTVTPSELADSGSTMILSNTYHLYLRPGSELIQRLGGLHRFMGWYGPLLTDSGGFQIMSLSELAKVTEEGVTFRSHLDGDRHNITPELSVSIQEQLGTDIAMCLDEVVDPLSHKKTMAGAVERTRRWAQRCLDSRTSQKMALFGIVQGGTFLDLRVESAKGLMEMGFDGYAVGGLALGEPREETWEAVKSTAMILPEDRPRYLMGMGTPMDLLDGIERGIDMFDCVMPTRNARNGTLFTSRGRLSVKVNALKDDLGPPDPDCSCYTCLHFSRAYLRHLYMTGEMLGFRLCTIHNLSYYHQLVSGAREAVLSGSLTAYRNQIESGWNSENE